Proteins found in one Sporosarcina sp. FSL K6-3457 genomic segment:
- a CDS encoding methyltransferase domain-containing protein, producing the protein MTLSKKMINAQVMDRNASLFRCPICLATMEMVELSRLVCVNNHSFDLSKNGYVNLAPQAHMTKYDQSLFGARKTVMTSGFFDGVLEAIINTVEKQPHTVILDAGCGEGSHLSEIVERLAGDVTGVGIDLAKEGITAAVKEYPGLIWNVADLANCPFQDDKFDVILNILSPANYAEFSRLLKPGGLFVKAVPESGYLQELRAIFYEDKGQKDEADPVARVAEHFDAVSTERITYTFPLADGLLAPLIQMTPLTWGASADKIEEALQMTIPEITIDFTIISGVNRKETGQCLVE; encoded by the coding sequence ATGACTTTATCGAAAAAAATGATCAATGCACAAGTGATGGATCGCAATGCTAGCTTATTTAGATGTCCGATTTGCTTAGCGACAATGGAGATGGTGGAGTTGTCACGGCTTGTTTGTGTGAATAACCATTCCTTTGACTTATCGAAAAATGGTTATGTAAATTTGGCACCGCAAGCGCATATGACAAAGTATGACCAGTCGTTGTTTGGAGCTAGGAAAACGGTGATGACGAGTGGTTTTTTTGATGGAGTTTTGGAGGCGATTATCAACACTGTGGAAAAACAACCACACACCGTTATTTTGGATGCAGGTTGCGGAGAAGGATCGCATTTGTCAGAGATTGTTGAAAGGCTTGCCGGTGATGTGACGGGTGTTGGCATCGATTTGGCGAAAGAAGGCATCACGGCGGCTGTGAAGGAGTATCCAGGTTTGATATGGAACGTGGCGGATCTTGCGAATTGTCCATTTCAAGATGACAAATTCGATGTGATTTTAAATATTTTATCGCCGGCAAATTATGCAGAATTTAGCCGTTTGTTGAAACCTGGTGGACTGTTTGTAAAAGCGGTGCCGGAAAGTGGTTATTTACAAGAGCTGAGAGCTATTTTTTATGAGGATAAAGGGCAAAAAGATGAAGCGGATCCCGTCGCACGAGTGGCGGAGCATTTTGACGCTGTTAGCACGGAGAGAATTACGTATACATTCCCGTTAGCTGATGGACTCCTTGCGCCGCTTATACAAATGACGCCTTTGACATGGGGAGCGAGTGCGGACAAGATTGAAGAGGCGCTGCAGATGACTATACCGGAGATTACGATCGATTTCACCATTATTTCTGGTGTTAACAGGAAGGAGACGGGTCAATGTTTGGTGGAATAA
- a CDS encoding IS91 family transposase, with protein MGRDNEGVIKKILKDHFVGFWYLHEHLFPESYREDIKETVLKTIKCGSSDLGYAKYECLGCEGNPRPVFVCFTCKSRFCNKCGKKYTDDWSDKQQELILNVPHRHMVFTVPQELRNIFFQDRKKLNELSQQVAQVFQFYYQRKSKKRQLQTGIITVIHTFGRDLKFNPHIHALVTEGAIDNRNEWSPSEYIPYEYLRKSWQKVLLDLVKKWFSDDQRAQDLVNDLYSRYPKGFYVNAEKKMQNAKGAAKYIGRYLARPAIAEYRIEEYDGKMVTYWYEDHKTGKRVDVKQSAYRFLYNILQHIPPKHFRMVGRFGLYSRTKHKKAKQVLTLYAFMRTRQLSLLLERKQKKKTYRQRMIEAFNRDPFLCPHCHREMDLVEIWHADYGFLYHYMEGMEIIKIRGESANDRKQRTG; from the coding sequence ATGGGCCGAGATAATGAAGGAGTCATCAAGAAAATATTGAAAGATCATTTCGTGGGATTTTGGTATTTACACGAGCACTTATTTCCGGAATCTTATCGAGAGGATATCAAGGAAACAGTTCTAAAAACAATCAAATGCGGGTCTTCTGATTTGGGGTATGCTAAATATGAATGTTTAGGATGCGAAGGGAACCCAAGGCCTGTATTCGTTTGTTTCACATGTAAAAGTCGTTTTTGTAATAAGTGCGGGAAAAAATATACGGATGATTGGTCCGATAAACAGCAGGAACTGATATTGAATGTTCCACATCGTCATATGGTTTTTACAGTTCCACAGGAACTTAGAAACATCTTTTTTCAAGATCGTAAAAAGTTGAATGAACTGAGTCAACAGGTAGCTCAGGTTTTTCAATTTTATTACCAACGGAAAAGTAAGAAGCGTCAGTTACAAACAGGTATTATTACGGTAATCCATACCTTTGGTAGGGATTTGAAATTCAATCCTCATATACATGCTTTAGTGACAGAAGGTGCAATTGATAATCGGAACGAATGGAGTCCAAGCGAATATATTCCGTATGAATACTTGAGGAAATCTTGGCAGAAAGTACTTCTTGATTTGGTGAAAAAGTGGTTTTCTGATGATCAAAGAGCACAGGATTTAGTAAATGACTTGTACAGTCGTTATCCGAAGGGCTTTTATGTAAATGCGGAAAAGAAAATGCAAAATGCAAAAGGAGCTGCCAAATACATCGGTAGATACTTGGCTAGACCTGCAATTGCTGAATATCGCATAGAAGAATATGACGGTAAGATGGTCACGTATTGGTATGAGGATCACAAAACAGGAAAAAGAGTAGATGTGAAACAGTCTGCGTATAGATTTCTATATAATATTTTACAGCACATCCCACCCAAACACTTTAGAATGGTGGGTCGTTTTGGGTTGTATAGCAGAACGAAACATAAAAAGGCAAAACAAGTTTTGACCCTTTATGCGTTCATGCGCACAAGACAATTATCATTACTGTTGGAGAGGAAACAAAAAAAGAAAACGTATCGACAGCGTATGATTGAGGCCTTTAATCGTGATCCTTTCCTGTGCCCACATTGCCATCGTGAGATGGATTTAGTGGAAATCTGGCATGCTGACTATGGATTTTTGTATCATTACATGGAGGGGATGGAGATTATCAAAATACGAGGAGAATCAGCAAATGACAGGAAACAAAGAACGGGATGA
- a CDS encoding DUF5068 domain-containing protein, with protein sequence MKYRKILLMLAGSVLLLAACGDDEKKPEEQVEAEQSSEVVQVEGKGETVSKVVDALEELRVNLEAREQPDEPVIQDDTAVLNPNIAEMTEGDVEVLYSNKEPGYAHDMDGFVVTIDEYQVTKVSDVNRDSEYLFKGNMEGYVITALATYENKRGNPVYYAGFASLLMDNRFDIVYGDKFKLVPREEVLHSGDPASVNKYPPGFKKQGFLSFVMTNEQYDKLATTKPKLIIDGGASEREDMREAYLEEAVFDFIYSAGNEEAIAAGPAFYRDDLTNQNIADKTMIFEKTGIGQKLELEGVEVTLEGVQYTEIEPTDQYKSTFRNFADDGIVALTVKFNIDNKSDETIKLDGIGSILSVDDNEFRYFYQGSLEPERLKTLEPGKSGEKLHVFLFDKYQFDRHKKFELIFGPFSGDDGKKLFKGRDVLFTLPR encoded by the coding sequence ATGAAATATAGGAAAATATTACTCATGCTAGCTGGAAGTGTACTTTTACTTGCAGCATGCGGAGATGATGAGAAAAAGCCTGAAGAGCAAGTGGAAGCAGAGCAAAGTAGTGAAGTAGTGCAAGTTGAAGGGAAAGGGGAAACAGTATCCAAGGTGGTCGATGCCTTGGAGGAGTTGAGAGTCAATTTAGAAGCACGGGAACAGCCAGACGAACCGGTTATACAAGATGATACAGCCGTTCTTAATCCGAACATTGCAGAAATGACCGAAGGCGATGTTGAAGTCCTTTATTCAAATAAAGAGCCAGGCTATGCCCATGATATGGATGGATTTGTTGTGACTATTGACGAGTACCAAGTAACAAAAGTGTCCGATGTCAACCGTGATTCCGAGTATTTATTCAAGGGGAATATGGAGGGCTATGTCATTACGGCCTTGGCTACCTATGAAAACAAGCGCGGTAACCCAGTCTATTATGCTGGATTTGCGTCACTGCTCATGGATAATCGTTTTGACATCGTTTACGGGGATAAGTTCAAATTGGTGCCGCGTGAAGAGGTATTGCATTCGGGTGATCCAGCCAGTGTCAATAAGTATCCCCCTGGGTTCAAGAAGCAGGGATTTCTATCGTTTGTCATGACGAACGAACAGTATGACAAGCTAGCTACGACGAAGCCGAAACTGATTATTGATGGAGGTGCTTCCGAACGAGAAGATATGAGGGAAGCTTATTTGGAAGAAGCTGTTTTCGATTTTATTTATAGTGCAGGCAATGAGGAAGCAATTGCTGCTGGACCTGCCTTTTACCGGGATGATTTGACGAATCAAAACATCGCAGACAAAACGATGATTTTTGAAAAGACGGGCATTGGACAAAAGTTGGAGCTTGAAGGTGTGGAAGTGACGCTGGAAGGTGTTCAATATACAGAAATTGAACCAACTGATCAATATAAGAGCACCTTCCGCAACTTTGCAGATGACGGGATTGTTGCGCTAACGGTTAAGTTCAATATCGACAATAAATCCGATGAAACAATAAAGCTAGATGGCATTGGCTCGATATTGAGTGTAGATGACAATGAGTTTAGGTATTTCTATCAGGGGTCACTTGAGCCTGAGAGGTTAAAAACGCTTGAACCAGGCAAGTCAGGTGAGAAATTGCACGTATTCCTGTTTGATAAATATCAGTTCGACCGCCACAAGAAATTTGAACTGATCTTTGGACCATTTTCAGGAGATGACGGCAAGAAGTTATTCAAAGGGCGCGACGTTTTGTTTACATTGCCGCGATAA
- a CDS encoding MMPL family transporter, which yields MRTLARFVTSAHKYIIFAWIAIFIVMAVFAIKLPGLLAGDGFEMDGEHAAVMDIVSDTFDMPAETMFVVFDDISDDKIQTTLHNIEKLDVTSAIASPLEEDSQYTKGVAYALLHFDNQTENMSDIVTAIRDAIGDEKGITLTGASAISKDINTASQRDLMTAEAIGLPIAIIVLLFAFGTVVASFIPLIIGVVTVVTSFGVLTILGGQMDLSIFVLNIIPMLGLALSIDFALLFISRYREERRKSDMLEAVSTTIRTAGRSVVFSAFCVFIGLGAMMLIRVDIFQNIAIGGMIVVGMAVLSSITLLPSVLIALGDRIDKWQILKPKAKGADNWRKFAYRVIKRPITITIVAFILLGIAIVPVKNMELTIPAIDSLPKSYDTRQAFELMDDTFGLGDQSSVYIVAERAQGWENTAGLQAMKTLEEQLTKDALVDKVTTIFTASDIDSVEQWEQALQVPEMATGLTPLVETFVKDKQLMIPVTLGAAGDSDAAQQWVRDWSEKETAENLLIGGQPKFNQEIFDEIWDKIVYVLIVIVVSTFFILMIAFRSILIPIKAILMNIIGLSATFGILVYIFQYGHFGLESGTIALIIPVIVFSLVFGLSMDYEVFLISRMQEEYANTFDNDRATVEGLATTSKIITSAALIMIVLTGAFAFTDVMPVKQIGVGIAIAVAIDATIIRLLLVPSLMKIFGKWNWWLPFGKGLYRSDNRRFEQKK from the coding sequence ATGCGTACACTCGCGCGATTTGTAACGAGCGCACATAAGTATATTATTTTTGCATGGATTGCGATTTTCATTGTGATGGCTGTTTTCGCCATTAAGTTGCCAGGACTTCTTGCAGGAGACGGCTTCGAAATGGACGGCGAACATGCCGCTGTCATGGATATCGTTTCTGACACATTTGATATGCCAGCAGAAACGATGTTTGTCGTTTTCGATGACATATCAGATGATAAAATCCAAACGACGCTTCATAATATCGAAAAGCTTGACGTAACGTCAGCGATTGCTTCACCGTTAGAAGAAGATAGCCAATATACAAAAGGTGTTGCCTATGCCCTGCTCCATTTTGATAATCAGACAGAAAATATGTCTGACATCGTCACAGCTATTCGAGATGCCATTGGCGACGAAAAGGGAATTACACTGACAGGTGCTTCTGCGATTTCAAAAGATATCAACACGGCCAGTCAGCGCGACTTAATGACAGCTGAAGCTATCGGCCTACCGATTGCGATTATCGTCCTTCTCTTCGCCTTTGGGACAGTCGTCGCCTCATTCATACCACTTATCATCGGCGTCGTTACCGTTGTCACTTCGTTCGGTGTGCTGACGATTCTGGGCGGACAAATGGATCTATCCATTTTTGTCTTAAATATCATCCCGATGCTTGGACTCGCACTCAGTATCGACTTCGCTCTGCTATTCATTAGCCGCTACCGTGAGGAACGCAGAAAGAGCGACATGCTAGAAGCTGTCTCTACAACTATCCGTACAGCAGGAAGATCCGTTGTTTTTTCTGCATTTTGCGTTTTCATCGGACTCGGTGCCATGATGCTTATCCGAGTTGATATTTTCCAGAACATCGCGATTGGCGGCATGATTGTCGTTGGTATGGCTGTACTTAGCTCCATTACCCTACTACCATCCGTGCTCATTGCTCTCGGTGATCGCATTGACAAATGGCAAATTCTCAAGCCAAAAGCCAAAGGCGCGGACAATTGGCGTAAATTCGCCTATCGCGTTATTAAACGACCGATCACCATTACAATCGTCGCCTTTATCCTGCTCGGTATCGCCATAGTTCCTGTGAAAAATATGGAGCTGACGATTCCAGCCATAGATTCACTACCTAAGTCGTACGATACCCGCCAAGCTTTTGAATTAATGGATGATACATTCGGTCTTGGTGACCAATCATCCGTCTATATCGTCGCAGAACGTGCACAAGGTTGGGAGAATACAGCAGGTCTTCAAGCTATGAAGACACTGGAAGAACAACTAACAAAGGATGCGCTTGTGGATAAAGTAACGACGATTTTTACCGCAAGTGACATTGATTCAGTTGAACAATGGGAGCAAGCCTTACAAGTACCCGAAATGGCGACCGGACTCACTCCCCTTGTGGAAACCTTCGTCAAAGACAAACAACTCATGATTCCTGTCACACTTGGAGCTGCTGGTGATTCTGATGCCGCACAACAATGGGTACGTGATTGGTCCGAGAAGGAAACAGCTGAGAATTTATTAATTGGTGGTCAACCGAAGTTCAATCAGGAAATCTTCGATGAAATATGGGATAAAATCGTCTACGTGCTCATCGTCATCGTCGTTTCAACGTTCTTCATCTTAATGATCGCTTTCCGTTCCATTTTAATTCCCATCAAAGCGATTTTGATGAATATCATTGGGTTGTCTGCAACGTTCGGAATTCTGGTCTATATTTTCCAATACGGACATTTCGGTCTTGAGTCCGGTACAATCGCGCTGATTATCCCTGTCATCGTCTTCAGTCTGGTCTTCGGACTCAGCATGGACTACGAGGTGTTCCTCATTTCACGGATGCAGGAGGAGTATGCGAATACGTTTGACAATGACCGCGCAACTGTAGAAGGGCTTGCGACGACAAGCAAGATTATCACGTCCGCTGCACTTATCATGATTGTGCTAACAGGTGCATTTGCCTTTACCGATGTTATGCCCGTTAAACAAATCGGGGTTGGTATCGCCATCGCGGTTGCTATCGACGCAACGATTATCCGACTACTTCTCGTGCCAAGCTTGATGAAAATATTTGGTAAATGGAACTGGTGGTTACCGTTCGGCAAAGGACTTTATCGCTCCGATAATCGACGGTTTGAACAAAAGAAATAA
- a CDS encoding cold-shock protein — MEQGKVKWFNAEKGFGFIEREDGDDVFVHFSAIQGEGFKSLEEGQDVTFEIEQGQRGLQATNVNKN, encoded by the coding sequence ATGGAACAAGGTAAAGTAAAATGGTTTAACGCAGAAAAAGGTTTTGGCTTCATCGAACGTGAAGATGGCGACGACGTATTCGTACACTTCTCAGCTATTCAAGGAGAAGGCTTCAAGTCTCTTGAAGAAGGCCAAGATGTTACGTTTGAAATCGAGCAAGGCCAACGTGGTCTTCAAGCTACAAACGTTAACAAAAACTAA
- a CDS encoding inorganic phosphate transporter produces MDTILFLTIMVVIFALAFDFINGFHDTANAIATSVSTRALKPRTAILMAAIMNFVGALTFTGVAKTISKDIVDPFVLENGSLVILAALTAAIAWNLITWYFGIPSSSSHALIGSIAGAAVSAAGLGILNYSGFLKILQALLISPFIALAGGFLMMSLFKVLFKNRNLFKANTRFRYLQIGTAALQAFTHGTNDAQKAMGIITMALIAANLQTGDDIQLWVRIAAATAMGLGTSIGGYKIIKTVGGKIMKIRPVNGAAADLSSAIIIFGATLIHLPVSTTHVISSAIMGVGSAQRVKGVNWGVAKKIVVTWVITLPISATLAAIIYQVLNLFF; encoded by the coding sequence ATGGATACAATACTTTTCCTTACGATAATGGTTGTTATTTTTGCGCTCGCTTTCGATTTCATCAACGGATTTCACGATACAGCCAACGCCATTGCAACTTCCGTTTCGACACGCGCACTAAAACCGCGTACGGCTATTTTGATGGCGGCCATCATGAACTTTGTTGGTGCACTCACATTTACAGGCGTCGCAAAAACCATTTCAAAAGATATCGTCGATCCATTCGTTCTTGAGAATGGTTCGCTTGTAATCTTGGCAGCACTGACAGCGGCAATCGCTTGGAATCTGATTACTTGGTATTTCGGTATTCCATCCAGTTCCTCACATGCCTTGATTGGCTCCATCGCAGGTGCTGCTGTTTCTGCAGCTGGGTTGGGAATTTTGAATTACAGTGGATTTTTGAAAATTTTACAGGCATTACTCATTTCTCCGTTCATCGCACTTGCTGGCGGATTTTTGATGATGTCGTTGTTCAAGGTTCTATTTAAAAATAGGAACTTATTCAAAGCCAATACGCGATTCCGCTATTTACAAATTGGTACAGCTGCGCTACAAGCGTTCACGCACGGTACAAATGATGCGCAAAAAGCGATGGGGATTATTACAATGGCCCTAATCGCTGCCAATTTACAAACCGGCGACGATATTCAGCTTTGGGTACGAATTGCAGCAGCTACTGCAATGGGGCTTGGAACGTCAATCGGTGGTTATAAAATTATTAAGACCGTTGGCGGTAAAATTATGAAAATTCGTCCAGTCAATGGGGCGGCAGCCGACTTATCATCTGCCATCATCATTTTTGGAGCTACGTTGATTCATTTACCTGTCAGTACAACACATGTTATTTCTTCCGCCATTATGGGGGTAGGATCGGCTCAACGCGTTAAAGGGGTTAACTGGGGCGTTGCTAAAAAAATCGTTGTAACATGGGTTATCACATTACCTATTTCAGCAACGCTTGCTGCGATTATCTATCAGGTTCTGAATTTGTTTTTTTAA
- a CDS encoding DUF47 domain-containing protein: MFNQRKTDPFFTALLTIAENVQEAIHYADNFKVETAADLKEVSIKLKNYETEGDTLIHELITKLNKSFMTPIEREDILQLAIKMDDILDGIEQFAAHLEMFSLTDIDEYVQKFMENIVKSTDEIVLAMQLLSKRKLEAMRVHAVQIKEYERICDEVLRTSIKQLFIREKDPIRIIQFKDIYEQLEDIADYGQDVANTIETIIMRNA; the protein is encoded by the coding sequence ATGTTTAATCAACGTAAAACAGACCCTTTCTTCACTGCATTATTAACGATTGCAGAAAATGTACAAGAAGCAATCCACTATGCAGATAATTTCAAAGTAGAAACAGCCGCTGATTTAAAAGAAGTCAGCATTAAGCTTAAAAATTATGAGACAGAAGGCGACACACTTATCCACGAACTTATTACTAAGCTCAATAAGTCATTCATGACACCTATTGAACGGGAAGATATTTTACAATTAGCCATTAAAATGGATGATATCCTCGACGGTATTGAGCAATTTGCCGCTCATCTTGAAATGTTTTCACTCACTGACATTGATGAATACGTCCAAAAGTTCATGGAAAACATCGTGAAAAGTACGGATGAGATTGTCCTTGCTATGCAATTGCTTTCTAAAAGAAAACTGGAAGCAATGCGTGTTCATGCCGTACAAATTAAGGAATACGAACGAATTTGTGATGAGGTTCTTCGTACATCCATCAAACAGCTTTTCATCCGTGAGAAAGATCCAATCCGTATTATTCAGTTCAAAGACATTTATGAGCAACTCGAGGATATTGCTGATTATGGACAAGATGTAGCAAATACAATTGAAACAATCATTATGCGTAACGCGTAA
- a CDS encoding flotillin family protein — protein MDMGIWIVVGVVAFVLLAVILVYVAKYKTVGPDEALIVTGSYIGTKNVHTDESGNKIKIIRGGGTFVLPVFQQATPLSLLSSKLEVTTPEVYTEQGVPVMADGTAIIKIGGSISEIATAAEQFLGKSKVDRENEAKEVLEGHLRSILGSMTVEEIYKNRDMFSQEVQRVASQDLSKMGLVIVSFTIKDVRDKNGYLDSLGKPRIAQVKRDADIATVEAEKETRIKNAEASKEAQKAEIERATEIAEAEKENQLKVADYRREQDVAKARADQAYELQTAVSKQEVMEQEMQIQIIERQKQIELEEKEILRREKQYDSEVKKKADADRYAIEQNAEAEKSKQITEADAEKYRIEARATADAEKVRLDGQAKADSQRAQGESEADIIRLKGLAEAEAKRKIAEAFEQYGQAAMLDMIVKMLPEYAKEIASPLSNIDKITVVDTGGGEGGGANKVTSYATNLMTTLQETLKASSGIDVKEMLENYSGKGTIRPSIDQLTNEVKAANTKQLVEKEVVADEVK, from the coding sequence ATGGATATGGGAATTTGGATTGTAGTTGGAGTTGTCGCTTTTGTTTTATTGGCAGTGATTCTCGTTTATGTGGCGAAGTATAAGACAGTCGGTCCGGACGAAGCGCTTATTGTAACAGGGAGTTATATAGGAACGAAAAATGTACATACGGATGAGTCAGGCAACAAGATTAAAATCATCCGTGGTGGCGGGACATTCGTGTTACCGGTATTCCAACAGGCAACGCCACTGAGCTTATTATCGAGTAAGCTAGAAGTGACGACGCCGGAAGTATATACAGAGCAAGGTGTTCCGGTTATGGCGGACGGGACGGCGATTATTAAAATTGGTGGTTCAATCTCGGAAATTGCGACAGCTGCCGAACAGTTTTTAGGAAAATCAAAGGTAGACCGTGAAAACGAAGCGAAGGAAGTATTGGAAGGTCATTTGCGTTCGATTCTTGGATCTATGACAGTTGAAGAGATTTATAAAAACCGAGATATGTTCTCGCAAGAAGTGCAGCGTGTGGCTTCGCAGGATTTATCGAAAATGGGACTTGTCATTGTGTCGTTTACAATTAAAGATGTACGCGATAAAAATGGCTACCTCGATTCTCTAGGGAAACCACGTATTGCACAAGTGAAGCGTGATGCAGATATTGCAACGGTTGAAGCAGAAAAAGAAACGCGTATTAAAAATGCGGAAGCCTCGAAAGAAGCACAGAAAGCTGAAATTGAGCGTGCGACTGAAATTGCGGAAGCAGAAAAAGAGAATCAGTTGAAAGTTGCGGATTATCGTCGTGAGCAGGACGTAGCGAAAGCGCGTGCTGACCAAGCATATGAGTTGCAGACAGCCGTTTCCAAGCAGGAAGTTATGGAGCAGGAAATGCAAATTCAAATTATTGAGCGTCAAAAGCAAATTGAGCTGGAAGAGAAAGAGATTTTACGTCGCGAGAAGCAATATGATTCTGAAGTGAAGAAAAAAGCGGATGCGGATCGTTATGCCATTGAGCAAAATGCAGAAGCTGAAAAATCAAAACAAATTACAGAAGCGGATGCGGAAAAGTACCGCATTGAGGCACGTGCAACAGCGGATGCAGAAAAAGTTCGTCTTGATGGGCAGGCAAAAGCCGATTCCCAGCGTGCCCAAGGGGAATCAGAAGCGGATATTATTCGTCTGAAAGGTCTTGCAGAAGCCGAAGCGAAACGTAAAATTGCGGAAGCGTTCGAACAGTACGGGCAAGCTGCGATGCTTGATATGATTGTCAAAATGCTACCAGAATATGCGAAGGAAATCGCAAGTCCATTGTCTAACATCGACAAAATTACTGTCGTTGACACAGGTGGTGGCGAAGGCGGCGGTGCGAATAAAGTGACGTCGTATGCAACAAACTTAATGACTACGTTACAAGAAACATTGAAAGCTTCTTCGGGTATTGATGTGAAGGAAATGCTGGAGAATTATTCGGGAAAAGGTACAATTCGCCCGAGTATTGACCAGCTAACAAATGAAGTAAAGGCAGCGAATACGAAACAACTTGTTGAAAAAGAAGTAGTAGCTGATGAAGTGAAATAA
- a CDS encoding HD-GYP domain-containing protein: MLTHSNKSFVNYTEEGNPTLRLSSVEIILLGRWDGLSNALLTLHKNQFFMAKYNNKRFERESYLLLEGVVEMEVNGCRRLMEIGEIIDASTYKETVSFYGETEATFLLKIDARAYEEHFLEMQMLQKEAEEIELLDGYTYHHCDRIKNYTIEVWKHLDMPGDTQNLILLRWGSYFHDIGKRAVPLEILNKPGKLTPEEWEIMKSHTTEGAKMVREHAVEWLKDVAFIVEQHHERYDGTGYPYGLKGDEIALESAIVSVVDAFDAMTTDRVYKKALLIEEAVEELQAGKGTQFNPEVVDAFLEVLENKQFKWK, encoded by the coding sequence ATGCTAACCCATTCAAACAAATCCTTTGTTAACTATACAGAAGAAGGAAATCCAACCTTGCGCCTTAGCTCAGTTGAAATTATTTTGTTGGGAAGGTGGGATGGGTTGTCAAATGCCCTTCTAACATTACATAAAAACCAATTTTTTATGGCGAAGTATAACAACAAACGCTTCGAGAGGGAATCCTATTTGCTGTTAGAAGGTGTTGTGGAAATGGAGGTGAATGGGTGTCGTCGTTTGATGGAAATTGGTGAGATAATCGATGCTTCTACCTATAAAGAGACTGTGTCGTTTTATGGAGAAACAGAAGCTACTTTTTTACTTAAAATAGATGCAAGAGCTTATGAAGAACATTTTCTTGAAATGCAAATGCTTCAAAAAGAAGCTGAAGAAATTGAATTACTAGACGGCTATACCTATCATCATTGCGATCGTATTAAAAATTATACAATTGAAGTATGGAAGCACTTGGATATGCCGGGAGATACGCAAAATCTTATTTTGTTGAGATGGGGATCCTATTTTCATGATATTGGCAAACGGGCAGTTCCGTTGGAGATATTGAATAAACCGGGGAAGCTAACCCCTGAGGAATGGGAAATTATGAAATCCCATACAACGGAAGGTGCAAAAATGGTACGAGAACATGCTGTAGAATGGCTTAAAGATGTTGCATTTATTGTTGAACAACATCATGAAAGATATGATGGCACGGGCTATCCATATGGTTTAAAGGGAGATGAAATTGCGTTGGAATCTGCCATTGTTTCTGTCGTTGATGCCTTTGATGCTATGACAACAGACCGTGTCTATAAGAAGGCATTGCTGATTGAGGAGGCAGTCGAAGAGCTACAGGCAGGAAAAGGGACGCAATTTAACCCTGAAGTAGTTGATGCATTTTTAGAGGTATTGGAGAACAAGCAGTTTAAGTGGAAATAA
- a CDS encoding HD-GYP domain-containing protein, translating to MPTNFSQSYANYTEEGYPVVHLGSVDIILLGRWGGLSNALLSLHENHFFMAQYNMQHALVESYMLLDGSVEMEHDGKRRLMEIGEVVDASQYGRAITFYGKTDAEILMKMNAVTYEVIFFEMQILQKEAEEIEALDGYTYHHCSRIKDYSIEVWKRLDMSKESLRILRWGAYFHDIGKCAIPLDILNKPGQLTAEEWEIMKTHTTEGAKMVRRHSVEWLKDIAFIVEQHHERYDGKGYPYGLKGDEIALEAAIVSVVDAFDAMTTDRVYKKALLIEEAVEELQAGKGTQFNPEVVDAFLEVLETKQFKWE from the coding sequence ATGCCAACTAATTTTAGTCAGTCGTATGCTAACTATACAGAAGAAGGATACCCAGTTGTCCATCTAGGTTCGGTGGACATCATTTTACTTGGAAGATGGGGTGGGTTGTCAAATGCCCTCCTATCATTACATGAAAATCATTTTTTTATGGCTCAATATAATATGCAACACGCCTTAGTGGAATCCTATATGCTATTGGATGGTAGTGTGGAAATGGAGCATGACGGTAAACGCCGTTTGATGGAAATTGGTGAGGTAGTTGATGCATCCCAATATGGACGAGCTATTACGTTTTATGGAAAAACAGACGCGGAAATTCTAATGAAGATGAATGCCGTAACCTATGAAGTCATCTTTTTTGAAATGCAAATACTTCAAAAGGAAGCAGAAGAAATCGAAGCACTGGATGGGTATACATATCACCACTGTAGCCGTATTAAAGATTACTCCATTGAAGTGTGGAAACGTCTAGATATGTCTAAGGAAAGCCTTCGCATTTTACGATGGGGTGCTTATTTTCATGATATTGGCAAGTGTGCCATCCCGTTAGATATTTTAAATAAACCTGGGCAGCTGACGGCGGAGGAATGGGAAATTATGAAGACCCATACGACAGAGGGGGCGAAAATGGTACGCAGGCACTCTGTTGAATGGTTAAAGGACATTGCATTTATAGTTGAACAGCATCATGAGCGCTACGATGGGAAAGGCTATCCATATGGTTTAAAAGGAGATGAAATTGCTCTGGAAGCAGCTATTGTCTCCGTTGTTGATGCCTTTGATGCTATGACAACAGACCGTGTCTATAAGAAGGCATTGCTGATTGAGGAGGCAGTCGAAGAGCTACAGGCAGGGAAAGGGACGCAATTTAATCCTGAAGTAGTTGATGCGTTTTTAGAGGTATTGGAAACCAAGCAGTTTAAGTGGGAATAA